TGAATGGCGGTAACATCTACCTTGCGTACGGGTACAGCGGTGCTATGAGTTCGCGTCTGAACTTAGCTGTTCACACATCACCGTGCGATCCATCTTGGCATACATAATTGGTTTTGAGATCAGACAAAAATATTTTTTGTTCACGTCGCAAATATTCCACCTAAGCCCTGTTCTCATCGCCAACGGATAGAGGTGTGGTATAAAACAGTTGCCGTTGTGTATGTAGGCTTTAGTACACAGCTGACTTTGTAAGGTGTTCGCGGCTCGGTCGTTGATGTTGCGATTCCTAAACATTATGTCAAGCTCACATGGATTTGGAATCATATAAAACTGTGGACGCGGCACCCTGACTAATATGCGTGATTTTAGTCACTGCGATCTCTAATCGATCGGTAGCAGGACTGACGTCCAATAAACTTAGTGGAAGGCTCGTCCTTCATGGCGTACTCCCCCGACTACGGGCTATAATTACATATATATGGACCGTATATATAGTCCTATATACATTGTTTGGTGATTGGCACTTGCAAGAGGTTCGTTTTAAGCCCAGAATACTTTTACGTGTGCTCGTGAGAGCTGGTTACTCAACTGGGTATGACTACGCTTCGTCTGCGATTCCGTCACCGCAGATGCATTGCGTTGTGTGTGTGACATCGTGTCTGCATCGGTAGTATTAGCGTATTTAGCAAGAGCAACGGATGTGTTGCTGGTGGAATGTGTAACATCCCTTCTACACCTCGTCACTTCGCCGACTCATTACAACCCCAATGCAGGTGTGATCAACGTATAACAGCGCCAGATGGAGGCTGATATGCCTCCGCCGACCACCACGCCTAATCAGCAGGATGCCGACGATGCTATGAAGTTCATACTTAAGCTCAATGACGCAGCTGCGAATAAGCCTATTCCCGATGTGGCGGAGTTTCAGCGCGGCGATTCAGATGCAACCGCCAACAATGTAGTGTTGAAGCTGGAGTCGGTACTGCAGAAGCTCCACGACATGACGGAAGATCACAAGCCAGAGGACTACAGCGACTGCCGCTTCGGTAGCAAGGCGCATCCAATGTGGCTACACGAGGTTCAGGAAGTGTGTGGATGTGTACCTATGTTCATTTATGCCTTTGCAGATGTGGGACGAAATCGCAAACACGCTTGGGATCGTCAAGGCGTGTTCTAACCAAAGCTTGCGCCTAATTATCAGGGGGAATTTCATTCACTCGTTTGGAAACCAAGTCCGTATCGATTACGGAACTGGTAAGTGACATTGATTGCGCTGCTCCAGTGACATGTGCCCTTGTCTGCGTCTTCCGCTAACCGGTGATTATTGCACGCAATCGTTACCGGACTGGCCACTCCCCAGGTTGCCTGCATCCGCAGCAGTCATTATCAAAATTATGCCTCCACAGGTCATGAGCTGCAATTTGTGATCTTCCTAAAGAGACTGCGCGATGTGGGTTTGATACGGAGTCACGATTTAAGTGGCGTCGCGCTTAGGGTGATGTCCAGGTATGCTGCATGTCTGGCACATAAATTTTCGCAGATACTTCCGGCTAATCCAGCACCTGATTGACAGGTACAGGCTTGAGCCTGCTGGGAGCAAAGGGGCGTGGGGCATTGACCACTACCAGTTTCTGCCTTTTGTGCTAGGGTCCGCCCAGCTCATGTCAAACGAGGCCATCAAGCCGGGCGAGGTATGCAGCGATCCCCGCGTCGTATAATACCGCGCAGGTCGTTTTAAATGGGTTCAAAACTCCGGAGGAAGACAAATATATTTTCCTGCAGACCGTCGAGTACATCAAGAGGGTACGTTTGGGCGTCCGTTGTACAAGGAAACGTCGCAGAAAGTCAGGGGGATGCCGCTAGAAATCGCATCGCCAATGTTACATGGCATCTGCGCGTCATGCACATGGTCGAGGATTAATTCAGGGCTTTTGGAAATGTACAAAAATGATATTGCCCATCTGACGCGTGTTCGACATGGATCTTAGAGACAGTGCAATTTGCCGGGCAACGACGAAGCTGTTTCTGCGCTAAAATAACTTCATAACGGAACGTTCTACTGTTTTAGAGTGACTTGTTCGAATGTGTAGTGTTTTTCCGGTTACACATTTCAGTGCAACCTTCGCCACCAAGTGTTACCGTCATTCCACGCTGCCAAAACACATGTAAATGGCAGCTTCTGCGATACTGTAGTTTGGGTTGGATAGGCTGAATGCGCCGTGCGGTGTAACGGCGAGGCAACTCACGGTCAGACCGGCAAACAACTCGAACGCCGACGATGAACCGCATTTTCACCCTTGGCATATGTGCCATGGCCAACAAGGTCGAAAGTGCACCTATGCGATCGATTCTCCATCACCTGCGCGCGACCGGCGATTTCGAGatcatcatcttccccGAGGAGGTTTGTCCATCGTTGCGCGACTCCACTTGCTCCAGACAATTCTACATCTTCCAGTCACAGAATGGCCAATCGTGGAGTGCTTAATCGCCTTCTACTCGACAAATTTTCCCCTTGAGAAGGTTCGTTGGATTTATGAGCGTCAGACCTCAATGTATGCAGGCCATCGATTACGTGAGACGCTACAAGCCTATAGTCCTGAACGACGTTGAACGACAGCGAGTATTCAAATCCAGGCTGGAAATTTACCGGGAGCTGCAGTTATGCCACATCCCGCATCCCAACTACGTGGTGGTGGACCACGAGGCCGTCAGGATGGGCAAGGCCACCTTCGAGGAAAACGAGGACTACATAGTCTACAACAACGTCAAGCTGAAGAAGCCTTTCATAGAGAAGCCTGTGGATGCCGATAACCACAACAACTGGATTTACTACCCAACCAACACCGGTGGCGGCTGCAAGAAGCTATTCCGCAAAGTGCACGACAGGAGCTCGCAGTACTGCGCCGACATCAACACCGTGCGACGCGATGGCACCTATATATACGAGGAGTTCATGTCCACCTTTGGCACGGACATAAAGGTATACACGGTGGGCTGCATGTTCGCCCATGCGGAGGCGCGGAAGTCGCCAACGCTCGACGGCAAGGTGAATCGTAACACGGATGGCAAGGAGGTGCGTTACCCAGTTATTTTGACGGCGAAGGAGAAGATCATCGCGTACCGCATCGTCGAGCATTTCCGCCAGGTGGTCTGCGGCTTCGACATCCTGCGGACCATCAACGGCCCTTACGTCTGCGACATCAACGGCTGGTCGTTCGTCAAACATAGCCGCCACCACACTGACCTTAGCCAAATTATACGCATCATGTTCCTGCTGAAGTTGCAAATGAAATACAACATAACGCTCGACAAGGTCATACCCGCTCGCATAATAACCAACGAGACCGTTGAGGCGCTGAAAAAAACGTTTGTCGACATCGACCAAACCATCGACAGGTCGGAGTCCCAGGAGGAATTGTGTTCCGTTGTGGTCGTTATGCGCCATGCGGACCGCAAACCCAAGCAGAAGGTGAAGATCATGACACAGCACCCCTTGATTCTTGGGTATTTCGATGGGGTTACGGACAAGCAGATAAACCTGAAGGCGCCGGAGGATATGAGGCGCTTTACGGCAATAAACAAGATCATATTGGAGGAACTGGAAGGAGAGATGCTTATGTGCAATTCGCCAACGTATTCCGACGATTCCAGTGACACAGAGAATCCCCAAACAAGGACACTGAGCGAGCGGTTAACGTTGCACAAGGAAATGGGAAACATGTTAAACACTTCCGAAGGATTCGCTGGCATTAATAGGAAAATACAGCTGAAGGCGAAGTTCGATGACGAAGGCAAGGTGCAACAGGTCCTAGTAGTGGCGAAATGGGGCGGTGAACTGACTTCAGTTGGTCAATGCCAAGCCGAAGACCTTGGGCGGCGGTTTAGGCAGTCGCTGTATCCAACGGACTGCACTGGACTCGTCAGGTTGCACAGCACCTACCGCCATGATTTCAAGATCTTTACGTCGAATGAGGGTAGGTGCCAGCTCACGAGCGCGGCGTTCACGAAGGGTATCCTGGACCTTGAGGGCGAGCTGACACCCATCTTGGTGGCCATGACGATCCGTGACAAGCGGGCGCAGATGCTTCTCGACGACAACATCGAGGTGCGAGAGCGAAACCAGTGCAAGAACCGCCTCAGCAGCCTCATGGAGAACTGGGGAAACAAACATGAGGTGGATAAGCTGCTGAGGAACATGGATGCAGACGAGGCGAAGTACTATCGGAAGGCTCTGGAGAAAATGAACTTTCAAAACGAGGACATGAACCGGCTCAacaagctgctgaacgACTTCATGAACTCCCTCGACCACGAGATAACCAAGTGGATGTACCTCTACTCCGTCGATGAGTATGCCACCAGTGTGTTGGAGATTCTGCAGGACATGGCGACACGTTGGAAGAATCTGACAGCCAAGCTATATAAGGGGCCTGACTGTAAGTTCCAGTACACCATGGTCGCGGACATTGTTGACAACCTGCGATACGACCTTATACACCACCACACGTATCTCGGCAGTGGACTTGACACGGCGTTCGACATATACAACCTGGTTGGGCCACTGTCGGCGATACTGTCGCCATGCGAGTATGGCGTCACGCCAAGGGAGCGTTTAACTATAGGAATGAAGGTCGCGGGGAGGTTGCTGCAGAAGATCGTCCACGATGTTACGCTTCACAAGAACTCCCGTGACGTGACCAACAATGCCGTTTACCAGCAGCGCAACCGTGACCAGCTTTACGCGAAGCTGGTCGAGCAAAACGCCATCTGCCACGAACGGCGCAACTCCATCCATGAAGGTTTCGACGAGTATTACGGCAACAAATTGCCGCATGAGAGGACGTCTTCTGAACCTAGCGACTTCGTTCCGAAGTCAGAAAAATTGGACATACAGAACATGGTACATACTAATACAGGCGATCCACTGAAGAAAATCTCGCTCATCGCATCCACTTCCGCAAGCGCCGCCTCCGTGGCTGCCAGCAGCATTGCATTAGGTTCAGATGGCATCAATTGCATTCCTGACCACTCCAGAATGACATTCATCGGCGGTATTAAACCGAACGAAATGAAGTATTCCTGTCGTACCAACATGGAGGAAATATGGGATCTCCTAACGAGTGGCGCGAGACTCCCAGAACCCGTGGAGATTAATTCCGGTGGCACGTTGACGCTCAGCCGGACAAAAAGCCGGGAGCATT
This sequence is a window from Babesia bigemina genome assembly Bbig001, chromosome : I. Protein-coding genes within it:
- a CDS encoding phosphotyrosyl phosphatase activator, putative, which encodes MEADMPPPTTTPNQQDADDAMKFILKLNDAAANKPIPDVAEFQRGDSDATANNVVLKLESVLQKLHDMTEDHKPEDYSDCRFGSKAHPMWLHEVQEMWDEIANTLGIVKACSNQSLRLIIRGNFIHSFGNQVRIDYGTGHELQFVIFLKRLRDVGLIRSHDLSGVALRVMSRYFRLIQHLIDRYRLEPAGSKGAWGIDHYQFLPFVLGSAQLMSNEAIKPGEVVLNGFKTPEEDKYIFLQTVEYIKRKVRGMPLEIASPMLHGICASCTWSRINSGLLEMYKNDIAHLTRVRHGS
- a CDS encoding histidine acid phosphatase superfamily protein, putative, whose translation is MNRIFTLGICAMANKVESAPMRSILHHLRATGDFEIIIFPEETILHLPVTEWPIVECLIAFYSTNFPLEKAIDYVRRYKPIVLNDVERQRVFKSRLEIYRELQLCHIPHPNYVVVDHEAVRMGKATFEENEDYIVYNNVKLKKPFIEKPVDADNHNNWIYYPTNTGGGCKKLFRKVHDRSSQYCADINTVRRDGTYIYEEFMSTFGTDIKVYTVGCMFAHAEARKSPTLDGKVNRNTDGKEVRYPVILTAKEKIIAYRIVEHFRQVVCGFDILRTINGPYVCDINGWSFVKHSRHHTDLSQIIRIMFLLKLQMKYNITLDKVIPARIITNETVEALKKTFVDIDQTIDRSESQEELCSVVVVMRHADRKPKQKVKIMTQHPLILGYFDGVTDKQINLKAPEDMRRFTAINKIILEELEGEMLMCNSPTYSDDSSDTENPQTRTLSERLTLHKEMGNMLNTSEGFAGINRKIQLKAKFDDEGKVQQVLVVAKWGGELTSVGQCQAEDLGRRFRQSLYPTDCTGLVRLHSTYRHDFKIFTSNEGRCQLTSAAFTKGILDLEGELTPILVAMTIRDKRAQMLLDDNIEVRERNQCKNRLSSLMENWGNKHEVDKLLRNMDADEAKYYRKALEKMNFQNEDMNRLNKLLNDFMNSLDHEITKWMYLYSVDEYATSVLEILQDMATRWKNLTAKLYKGPDCKFQYTMVADIVDNLRYDLIHHHTYLGSGLDTAFDIYNLVGPLSAILSPCEYGVTPRERLTIGMKVAGRLLQKIVHDVTLHKNSRDVTNNAVYQQRNRDQLYAKLVEQNAICHERRNSIHEGFDEYYGNKLPHERTSSEPSDFVPKSEKLDIQNMVHTNTGDPLKKISLIASTSASAASVAASSIALGSDGINCIPDHSRMTFIGGIKPNEMKYSCRTNMEEIWDLLTSGARLPEPVEINSGGTLTLSRTKSREHYSDDMDNTSSSDDSDIVRQEVSEARKMSSDRSHRMVRSRYYVTSASILFSLLNFLKYAHYLDDDADNSEPLVHYNTRDLHYLSHVVLRVWWSCKENGVPKYRVEILVSPGARDGFGQNYDILASNARSQKHKYRRHISRFNLDYVRGQVLCKHCGDVIDPAFVRAQFMDNIRVKSYQSGMRRSASTANLQYMTKNVKGAELEFDPKGAATDNAASRESARKGSWWYRCQRCAASNVSAIIRAASNVRSTRSSTASERSDSPVKSRSTSSSRDASFSPTFGFTDEQLKQHRSDNGAAVPPYCELSRLAIINYNCDINRLEQLVNKVSLFCSLCMWCFLWMFELNVVHKSYIL